TGATGGAGAGCCCCCTGCAACGACATGGAACTATAGCAGAAATGACATGGTTGAAACATGGGTCCAAAATTATTTGAAGGCTGATATGGTACGCTTGACCACAAACTCTAATAGATGCTACTTTTTGTTGATTAAAAGAAATATAAATAAATTGGATAAAACTCCATTATTGCAGGTGTTCCTTCCTATAAACATTGTGAAGTTTCACTGGTACGTAGCGATTGTTAATGCTTCAATAGGCGAGATACATGTTTTGGACTCTTTCGGAGACCAAATGTCAAACTTTCAAGATCTCGAATATACGGTGTGGCTTATGAttgatatacatacatacatattgtttttaaattttttaataTTCCCTTTCTAAAACTTGGTGTTTCGGTCATAAAGTTAATAGGAATGGAAAGAATGATAAAGCATGTAGCAGAGCATATCCAACTGGACCGACAAAAATGGAAACACGGTATCGAAGTGTCATCTTGGCCAACTAAACATATGATCACTAAAAGAGCGCAAACAGATGGGTAAAAGATCAACTATACCTTTTGTGTACATGGCATTGTCACACACTGTATCACTCATATTTTACTTGTAATATTTGCACAGTGTAAGTTGCGGTTTATGGATGCTTAATTATATGGAGTACTGGACTGGAACAACTTTATCTGGCGCTATGACCTAGGTAATTTCATAAGACTATttctaaatattttttattttggttTGGTTAATAATCACGACTTGCTCATATTTTTAGGACGATATAAGTAACTTTAGGTTCAAGCTACCTGCGATCTTGTATAACTCCACGCTAAACACAGTGAGAGGGTTACAGGATGATGAGCAAGATATGGAAGACAACAATAATCTTGATGATGATGTTGTAATGCTCGATAATCCAGATGAAATAGATATGATACTGTCGGGTACAATAACATGGACAAACAAACAAGACCTATTGTCTGCATTTCGTGCATGCATCCTATTGAATAATGACCCTGAATCTTTAGAGTAAGTCATTCTAaagtaaattattttgttctaatttaAAGATTTTTCATCACCCCTGCTACAACTGCTACGATAATTCATTTGTTTGTTGTCCTAGTTTTTTAGCAAAGAATGGGTCCGAAGCACACGATCGTATCTGATTTCTTTAACTCGTAGAAAAATTGGCGATATTTTAAACGAGAATATAGAGATGGATCATAATTGCTTCAACCTTGCTGTTTGGATGGCTGCATCCAATAACGCCTCTATGTTGGAGAAAGACAAATACCACTATATGGACCTCCAGTTTGCTGTAAGTTGATATAATTTTTCACTAATGTATATAAATCATTTGTTAGTTGTATCATTAATTAAATAGTGATAATTGTTGAAAAAAAACAACAGTCGATAACTCAGTTTGGACGAGATCCAAGGTGTTGCGACTGGATAGACTATGAACAACTAGCAAAATTGCTTCAATGCGGGCCTGATAGGGACTACAAAATACAAAATTGCAGCACTGTAAGATATATGTTCATTAAACTCCTTTGAAAACTTATATTTTGTATTGCACTTATGGGTTTTTTTGTTTGTTTACAGATTCTATTGCCATATTTTTGAGATaggaactatattttattcatatttgacatgggtaacaaaatTGTGCACATTCTAGATCCGCATTCTCCAAAACTATGGTACTCGGGTCTAGATCCAATCATTCCATATAATGGTATATTAGAGATAGTTTTGAATTATTTCAGTTTCTCCATGACATTGGTCAAtcctgcatggaaagagaatgtTTACCTCTGGCATCGTCAATTAAAACTATATCTTCCAAAAGCTATGGACTGGTAACAACTTATATTGTGTTTATCTTATCTTACCATCAAATAAATAGTGATTTGATTTAACTACAACAAATAAACACTTGGGCTCTTCTTCTCCAGGAAATTGGCAGGCTTCCTTGTCTACAACTACCTAAAGTTGTGGAATGGCGAAAGATTATCGTCGTTTGTCAACATAGTAAGCGTaaaatatatttatgtatatTTTATATGTTATCTACCAAATCAGTAAGTTAACTTATTATATATTATCTATATCATTCGTAGAGG
The sequence above is drawn from the Miscanthus floridulus cultivar M001 unplaced genomic scaffold, ASM1932011v1 os_1587, whole genome shotgun sequence genome and encodes:
- the LOC136534162 gene encoding putative ubiquitin-like-specific protease 1B; protein product: MKGKKEKSLLVRIDDAWVIRDDMDCLLNGDVQVNGAVISAYIQLMRHEEHLLHREGGDVYLENTFITQLLHRDGEPPATTWNYSRNDMVETWVQNYLKADMVFLPINIVKFHWYVAIVNASIGEIHVLDSFGDQMSNFQDLEYTLIGMERMIKHVAEHIQLDRQKWKHGIEVSSWPTKHMITKRAQTDGVSCGLWMLNYMEYWTGTTLSGAMT